AGCTGCGCGCCATGCCGCGCGAGCGGCAACTGGGCTACCTTGTGGAATGCGGAGAGAAAAGCGGATTGTTACCTGCCGGGTTCAGCGCCGTGCAGATGGATAACCTGCTGCTGACCTATCGCGGCAATACCCTGGCGGCTGCGCGCTATGAGCGGCCAAGCCCTTCAGACTGCAAGCTGTTGCTGGTGCGCGCGCTGGATTTTGCAAGCAACCCGCAGATAATAATGAATGATGATTATCAGGGGTGGGGCCGTTTTTTGAAAAAAGAAAACATCTCGCTGCGCTGGGCGCAAGGCACCCACGAAACCATGCTTTCTGCTGGCCTTGCCGCAAACGTGGCCCTGCTCATTTTGGAATATCTTGAAAATGAAAAATAGCCGGAAATATTTTCTATAAAAAGTCTAGATATCGGCTTAGAGTATTTCTTAACAATGTTGTAAAACTGTTGTCGGCAAAAAATGAGAGTTATTTCTATTTAGGGAAGGCGTGATACCAGCTCTGCAGATAGCTTTTGCACGGTATTTGCTGCCATAAAGGCTTTTTCTGGTTCTGTAAGATTTTTTTTATTTTCCCCCTAAAGTTTTTGCTTGAATTTTATGTGCCGGAATGAAACAGTCGTCCTTACGCTTGCAAGGCTGTTTTTTTCCGGCATTTTTTTATTTTGTCGCCCGCATGTTTTGCCGGCGTGTGGCAGCTTGCTGAAGCTGCCCCTTGAGAGCCGAATACTTGTTGAGGCAACAGCCCGTCAGGCAAGCAGAAGTATGCCGATGTGTTTTGTGCATACCTGTTTTGATAAGTGCGCATTTGGTACTTGCCTTGCTGGTACACACGCAGTGTTGAAGTGGTTGCTGTATATATTCGCACGTAATTGTAATCATTTGTTCTTGCGTAACAGTATATATGTAATCGTTTTGCATGCGTTGCGGTATTTATTTTTTATTTTGCAGCGATGTTGCTATTTTTGTTCAGTTCTTTTGTCTGATCGTTGCTGGATATGGTGCGAGGGTGTGTGGTCTCGTGTTGATACCTTCTTGTTCCCAATAAATAAATATCTACTTTTGTATCAGGCTGTGCCGATTTTACGGCCAATTTGGTATTAGTTATCAAGAATTGCGCGCTATTGTCTTTGGCCTGACTTTTCGTATATGACAGGCTTTGGGTTCAGGCATCTGCCTGGGCAAGTTGTGTTACCGTGCGCAGGGGCAGTGCAAACCCTAGCTCAGGATTTTGCCATGCAATCTCAAAAAGAGTCCAGGCTGTTTTTGCAAAAGCTTTTGCAAAATCCGCCGGCACTGCCGTTTGAACCCAAGCTGCTCCCCCTGCTGTTTGCGGTTACCCAGGAAGGCTCCAATGCCTCGGTGCGATCGGTCGTTGCACTGATTGAAAAAAGCCCCCGGCTCGCAACGCGTGTGCTCACAGTGGCCAATTCGGCTGCGTATGGGCTTGAATTCAAGGTTTCTACCTTGCAAAGAGCCATCAGCATCATGGGCCTGCGCGAAGTGCGCCTGCTTGTGCTCATGGTGGGCATGTCGTCGTTTATACGCGAGGCCCAGCTTCCCAAAAGTTTTGATACTGCGGCGTTCTGGAAACACCTGCTTTGTGTGGCAACCATTGCCCGAACCCTGGCGGATCTGCTTGGCGGCGATAACGGCGTATGCGGGCCTTGCGCCTGCGCTGGCGAGCGCCTGGTCATGGTGCCGGACGAGGCATATATAGCTGGCTTGCTGCACGATGTGGGCAAGATTTTTTTTGCTGCCGCACGGCCAGACCTCTGGGAAAAGACGGCAGAAATGGAACAGGCCGAAAATTGCGGCAGTTCCGAGGCTGAAACCGCGCAGCTTGGCATGGATCACGGGCTTATCGGCGCGGCAGTGATGCATCAGTGGAAGCTGCCACTGGTGCTTACCGAACCCATAAACCTGCACCATTCGCCCGAACTTGCCACAACGTATAAAATGGAGGCGCGTCTGCTTTCTGCGGCCAACGCCCTGGCGCATTGCAGCCACGATGCGCCCACGCTGAGGAGCAAGGCGGGAGAACACCTGCCCGAGGGGTGCGATCTTGATGCCGTGAGCGCGGCTGTGCTTGAAAGTATGGTCAGAATACAGGAAGCCGGTTTTGCTGAGCTTGATGCATAGCCCGTGCGTGGGCCTGATGCCGCATCTGTTTTTTTCAACTTTTCTTGAGGCTCACACTTGAGGCGCGCACATGGATATTGAAACCGGCCTTGATAATCTGCTGCACGGGCAATTTGACGCTGCGCTGGCCGAATTTGAAGGCTGCGGGCAGCAGCCCACAGCAGAGAAACTGTGCGAGCTTACGCGGGCCTGCGCGGATCTTTCTGTCTACGCGGCGGCACTGGCAGAGGGGGATCTGTCTGTCCGCCCGCCCAAATCCTGCCGTCACTTTTCCACGCACCTTGAAAGCCTGCACGCCAAGCTCAAACGCCTGGCGCGGCAACTGCTCATATTCAGCGCGGGCTACCCCATGCCTGCGGTTGACGATATGGGCGACCTCTCTGACGGGCTGACCTTTCTTATCAATCAGGCGCAGACCTGCAAAAAACAGGTCGAGCACGACCAGAATCACGATGTGGAAACCGGCCTCATGAACCGCCGGGCCTTTGTTCGCGGCGTGCGCGAAGCCTTGCAGATGCAGCCCGGAAAATTTGGCGTGCTGCTTTCGTGCGGTCTGGACAATCTCAAGTATGTTAATGAGTCACATGGTTATGATGGGGGCGATCTGTACATAAGCAAGGTGGTTGAAGCCTTGCAGATGTGCGAAAATGACGCCGTGCTGCTGGCCCGCACGGCAGGCAGCGAATTTGCAGTGTTTGCCCACGGTTTTGATAATGAAGAAAGCGCCTTGCGCTTTGCGCAGGATAACCGCAAAACCCTGCTGAACACCACCATTGAACTGCCCAATGAAGTTGTGCGCATACGCGCCTCGCTCGGGGTGGCCGTGTATCCCAGCGATGCCATGACCGGCGATGTGCTCATGAATTATGCCAGCCACGCCATGTTTGAAGTGCAGAACTTCAATCGCGGCACGCTCATGCGGTTCAATCCCGAAGTTTACCGGGCCAAGGCCAATATCTTGAGCCGTCAGGAACGCCTGGACGAATTGCTTGAAGGCCAGCTGATCCGCTTTGCCTTTCAGCCCATTGTGAGCCTGAAAGATGGCGCTATTTACGGCTATGAGGCGCTCATGCGCTCCACGACGCCGCATTTTGCCTCGCCGCTTGATGTGCTGCAACTGGCAGAGGCGCAGTCAAAACTGCCTCAGCTGGAGCATCTGACGTTCAGGATGATTTTTGACTGGATGGGCAAGAACCTCCCTTCGCTCGGCGCCAGAAAGATATTTTTCAACGCCATTTCCGCCCAGTATCTGGATGCCCGGGAGCTGCGCAACATGCACCCGCGCTATGAAGACATAAGCCGCAACATGGTGTTTGAAATCATAGAAACCGCCAGCAGCGAGGAGGGCCTTGCCCAAAAGGTGCGCCAGTTGCGCAAGGAGCTAGCGGCCTTTATCGCCATTGACGATTTTGGCTGCGCCCACTCAAATGCGCTGCGGCTTTTGAATATTTCGCCCGAGATTCTCAAGATCGACAGTTTTTTTATCCGCGCCATCCACAAGGCCCCGGCATCCAAGAGGGAATTTCTTTCAAATATTCTTGTATATTGCCGCTCAAAGGGCATCCTCACTGTGGCCGAGGGTGTGGAAACCCATGAGGAACTCGCCAGCGTTGTTGCTCTGGGTTTTGATCTTGCTCAGGGCTTTTATCTGGCAAGGCCTGAATTTGCCCTGCAAGAGCTTGCACCAAGCCAGATTGAAGAAATCACCGCGCTCAAGCGCACAGTCTGATTCTGTTCTTTTCTTTTTCCTCCTTCTTTTTTCTCTTTTCCATCTTCCGTTTCCTCCCTGCTCAGCCTGCAAGCTGACTGCCTTCATCCGCTCTCATTCCGCTCATTCCGTTATGCCCAAAAGGCGTGGGATATCCCAATTTTCCGTCTCATCGAATGAAAGCGCCCGGCTCACGCAAATCTTGTTTTCCGCCGACAGGTCAAGCCTGTCTTCCATATAGGCTACGCCTCTGGATTTTCTGACAATGATCACCGTTGGCTGGGTTGGAAAATTGGGGTCGCAGCTGCTTATGAGGCCCATGCGCCCGTCTGAAAGTTTAACCGCCGTTCCTAGCGGGAAGACCCCCACCATTCTTATGAAAGAATCCGCAAAACCGCGCGGCCATGCCGTTCCGTTCATTTTGTACATGATTGCCAGCGCATGGCTGGGGCAAAGGGCCGCTTTGTATACGCGCCTGGATGAAAGTGCGTCATACACATCGCAGATAGAGATGATACGCCCAAAAAGGCCGATGGCTGAGCCCTTGAGCCCGTAGGGATACCCGAGGCCATCGTGCATTTCGTGGTGCTGGGCTGTGCCCTCCAGAATTTCTGGTGCGATATTGGGTATCTTGCGCAAGGCGTCATAGCCGAGCAGCACATGCAAGCGCATGACGGCAAATTCAGGAGGGGAAAGTGTGCGCGGCGCGTTGAGGATTTCTCTCGGCACGAGCGCCTTGCCGTAATCATGAAACAGCCCGGCCATGCCGGCAAGTTGCTGCTGCTGATCCGTGAGGCCCAGATGCCGGGCAAAGGCAACGGCGAAAATGGCCACGTTGACGCTGTGCCTGTACGTGTATTCGTCACGCCCTTTCAGGTTGGCAAGGGTCAGCATGGCGTTGGCATTACGCTTGAGGGCAAGGATGATGGACTTAACGCAGGGTTCCGCCCCTGCAATGGCGGCGCTGCCGCACTCGCCGGAAGTCATGGCGGCTTTTACATGAGCGTAGGCGGCAGCGTGCGCTCTTCGTGCCTGCGCAAGGTGGCATGAAAAAACGCGTGGTAGAGCGCAGCCTAGTTCGTAGGCGGGAATGGCGCGCTCCGGATCGTGAATTACCTCGGTAAAGCCCTGCTGGATGATTCCGTCAACCTCGGCCTGATCGGCCACAAGACCCTCGCGCATGTAGAGCAGCGGGGCATTGATCCAGGAAATGCCCGGATTGAGCACGTACATTCCCGGCTTCAGGTTTGCTATAGGTATCCGTTCCGCAGGCATGCTGGTGGATCCTTTGGCAGGTATTTGCGTTGATTTTCACTACAATAATATAACACTTCAAAATTTTAGGAGTAAAGGGATAAAACGCGCCGTTTTTGCAACTAACTGATTGGATTGTTCAAAATTTCTTTTTGCGTCAGATCTCAATTTGATCGGTAGCTCTGCATCAATGTGAAATTAATATCTTATCACTCTCGTATAAAAAATATGATTTCCAATATGCTGAAATTATAAATAAAAAAAATTGAGTATGCACTCAAGTTATAAAAACTACAATTAAATTAAGGTTTAAAGAAAGTGTGTGAAAACAGGAACCTGGCTGGAAATTAAAAAAAAACTGTGCTAGCGACAATGCTTCCTAATTATCTAATCAGACAAGATTGGTACAGTTACGGTGGCTTTGAAACGTTTGCAGCGGCACATCTGAAGCCCCTTTTTTCACTTCGGGCTGTTTTTGGGATTGGCCCGATGTGACACGGCAGATGACAATATCACTTACTCGCACGAGAGAAGCACTATGGGCAGTATGCAGTTGGTTCAGAGTGTATGCGGAATGTGCACCGCAAGGTGCCCAATTTCTGTAGAAGTAAAAGATGGTTCCGTGGGTATGATTTACGGCAACCCGCACAGTCCCCTCAAGGGTGCCTTGTGCGCGCGCGGCGTGGCTGGAAAGGCCCTTGAGCGCGAGTCGGAGTGCCCGCAGAGCCCGCTTATTCGCGTTGGCGAGCGGGGCGAGGGCAAGTGGAAAAAGGTTTCGTGGGAAGAAGCCTTTGACTATGTTGCGCAAAAAATTGCCGCAGTGCAGCAGCAACACGGCAAGGAAGCCGTATTGTGGTCTGACCGAGATGGCCCCTTTACCGACCTGTACCGCGCATTCATGCGCGGCATCGGTTCGCCCAACGTCTGTACGCACAGCACCTCGTGCGACCTCAATACCCACCACGCCAGCAAGGCTGTCATGGGCCTCGGGCGCGGCATGGCCGTGAACGACTTTGCCAACTGCAAGCACATTGTACTGCAAACGCGCAACATTTTTGAAGCTATCAACCTTGGCGAGGCCAGAATCGTCATGCAGGCCCTGCGCGAAGGCTGCAAGCTGACGGTCATTGATATCCGCCACAATGTTTCGGCCTCCAAGGCCAATGATTTTCTGCTTGTCCGCCCCGGTACGGACTACGCCTTCAATCTGGGCATCATCAACACGCTTATTACCCGCAAGCTCTACAACAAGGATTATGTGGACGCCCACACCACGGGTTTTGCCGAACTGGCCGAATTTGTGGCTCCTTATACGGCGGAATGGGCGGCCGAGCAGTGTCAGGTCGATGCGCAGGCCATTGTGCGCCTTGCGCAATCGCTTGCCGCTGCGGCTCCCCATGTGATCTGGCATCCCGGCTGGATGACCTCGCGCTACGGGGATTCTTTTCAGGTTGCGCGCACTGCTCTGGTCATTACGGCCCTGCTGGGCGGCGTGGGCGTCAAGGGCGGCATAGTGCCGGGCCGTACCCCCAAGGAATGCGGCAAGGCCGGGCTCAAGAAGTTTACGGATCTTTTCCCCGCGCCCAAGGGCTTGCGCGCTGATGGCCTTGGCGTTGACAACAAGGCATTCGACTCCGGTAAGGGCTTGCTGCACAAGGCTTTTGAAGCCATCAGCAATCCTCCGCAGGGGGCAGCTCCGGTCAAGGCTTATATGTGCTGGCGGCACGACCCCTTGCAGGGCTATCCCGATCCCGATGCGCTGCGCAAACGCTTTGACGGCCTTGACCTGCTTGTGAGCGTCACGTTCTCCTGGTCAGACACTGCATGGTATTCAGATGTAGTGCTGCCGCTCTCCACCTATCTTTCGCGCGAAAGCATCATTGCCACCAAGAACGGCCTCAAACCGCAGTTCTTTGTGCGCAACCGCGTTATCCCGCCGCGTTATGACACCAAGGCCGACTGGGAAATTATCGGCGGTCTGGCAAAGCGCCTCGGGCTTGATCCGCTGGTTTTTGAAAGCGCGGAGGACGTGTGGCGTTTTCAGCTTGAAGGAACAGGCCTCACCAGCGCGGACTTTGCCGAAAAGGGCTTTGTTTCGCTCACCAGCGATCCTCTGTATGTGGATCTGGCAAATTATTCCTTCCCCACTGCCTCGGGCAAGGTGGAACTGACCAGCGATGGCTACGGCAAGGGCAGCGGCCAAAACATGCTGCCCCCCTATACGCCGCCCGTTGCGCCGCCGGAGGGGGCCTACCGCATTACCTTTGGGCGGGTGGCCGTGCATACACAAGGCCATACCATCAATAATCCGCTGCTGCTTGAGCAGGTTCCTGAAAATACCGTGTGGATCAATAACAAGAAGGCCAAGGCCGCTGGCATCAACCCCGGCGACCGGGTGCGCGTGCGTGATGCCGCAGGCAAATCCATGGGCGAGGCCGGGGTCAAGATCACCTCTGCCATTCATCCCGAGGCCATTTTTGTGGTGCACGGCTTCGGGCACGACCTGCCTTGCGAAAGTCGGGCCATCAATCAGGGTATCTCTGACAGCAAGTGCCTGCGCGGCGGCTTGGGCATGCAGGATATGGGCGGCGGCGGTCTTGCCATGCAGGAGCATTTTGTCACGCTGGAGAAGGTGGCCGGTTCCGGCGCTGCCTAGGCGGACTCTGCCTATATTGTCAAAGGCATGGCCTGATACTGCAAGGAAATTTACGGGAACAACCCACCGAGCCGCGTGGGAGGATGGTTATGAGCAAATATATTGTCATGCACAATTCGGCGGATTGCATAGGCTGCAAGGCCTGCGAGGTTCAGTGCCGCAGCCTGCACAACGGCGGCCCGGGGGCTTTTTTCTGCCGCGTTCTTTCCGTTGAGCAGACAGAACCCAAGCCCGCGCTGGGTTTTGTGTACACCTCGTGCTTTCACTGTGAAAATCCCTGGTGCGTCAAGGCCTGCCCTACAGGGGCCATGCGCCGCAGAGACGATGGCATTGTCTATGTGGAAACCTCGGCCTGCGTGGGCTGCAAGGCCTGCATTACCGCCTGCCCCTGGGCCGCGCCCCAGTGGAACGCCCAGACCGGCAAGGTGGATAAGTGCGACCTGTGCCGCGACCGCATTGATCAGGGCCTCAAGCCTGCCTGCGTAACAACCTGCGCCATGAGCTGTCTGCAATTCTCCACGCCGGATGCGGCCAGTCAGGAGAGGCGGCAGGAATTTGCCGGGCAGATGCAGCGCAACAGGCCTGTTGTCCGCTAGAACGTGTTTTGTTCTCTGCGGTGCCTTACAGGGCCTGCGGCAGAATGTTCAGGTTGATTGGCGGCGGCTCTGGCAGGAGACGCCGGTGACGGAGCAGGGTCGTGCGATTGTT
Above is a window of Desulfovibrio desulfuricans DSM 642 DNA encoding:
- a CDS encoding HDOD domain-containing protein; amino-acid sequence: MQSQKESRLFLQKLLQNPPALPFEPKLLPLLFAVTQEGSNASVRSVVALIEKSPRLATRVLTVANSAAYGLEFKVSTLQRAISIMGLREVRLLVLMVGMSSFIREAQLPKSFDTAAFWKHLLCVATIARTLADLLGGDNGVCGPCACAGERLVMVPDEAYIAGLLHDVGKIFFAAARPDLWEKTAEMEQAENCGSSEAETAQLGMDHGLIGAAVMHQWKLPLVLTEPINLHHSPELATTYKMEARLLSAANALAHCSHDAPTLRSKAGEHLPEGCDLDAVSAAVLESMVRIQEAGFAELDA
- a CDS encoding HD-GYP domain-containing protein translates to MPAERIPIANLKPGMYVLNPGISWINAPLLYMREGLVADQAEVDGIIQQGFTEVIHDPERAIPAYELGCALPRVFSCHLAQARRAHAAAYAHVKAAMTSGECGSAAIAGAEPCVKSIILALKRNANAMLTLANLKGRDEYTYRHSVNVAIFAVAFARHLGLTDQQQQLAGMAGLFHDYGKALVPREILNAPRTLSPPEFAVMRLHVLLGYDALRKIPNIAPEILEGTAQHHEMHDGLGYPYGLKGSAIGLFGRIISICDVYDALSSRRVYKAALCPSHALAIMYKMNGTAWPRGFADSFIRMVGVFPLGTAVKLSDGRMGLISSCDPNFPTQPTVIIVRKSRGVAYMEDRLDLSAENKICVSRALSFDETENWDIPRLLGITE
- a CDS encoding 4Fe-4S dicluster domain-containing protein, encoding MSKYIVMHNSADCIGCKACEVQCRSLHNGGPGAFFCRVLSVEQTEPKPALGFVYTSCFHCENPWCVKACPTGAMRRRDDGIVYVETSACVGCKACITACPWAAPQWNAQTGKVDKCDLCRDRIDQGLKPACVTTCAMSCLQFSTPDAASQERRQEFAGQMQRNRPVVR
- a CDS encoding molybdopterin-dependent oxidoreductase; the encoded protein is MGSMQLVQSVCGMCTARCPISVEVKDGSVGMIYGNPHSPLKGALCARGVAGKALERESECPQSPLIRVGERGEGKWKKVSWEEAFDYVAQKIAAVQQQHGKEAVLWSDRDGPFTDLYRAFMRGIGSPNVCTHSTSCDLNTHHASKAVMGLGRGMAVNDFANCKHIVLQTRNIFEAINLGEARIVMQALREGCKLTVIDIRHNVSASKANDFLLVRPGTDYAFNLGIINTLITRKLYNKDYVDAHTTGFAELAEFVAPYTAEWAAEQCQVDAQAIVRLAQSLAAAAPHVIWHPGWMTSRYGDSFQVARTALVITALLGGVGVKGGIVPGRTPKECGKAGLKKFTDLFPAPKGLRADGLGVDNKAFDSGKGLLHKAFEAISNPPQGAAPVKAYMCWRHDPLQGYPDPDALRKRFDGLDLLVSVTFSWSDTAWYSDVVLPLSTYLSRESIIATKNGLKPQFFVRNRVIPPRYDTKADWEIIGGLAKRLGLDPLVFESAEDVWRFQLEGTGLTSADFAEKGFVSLTSDPLYVDLANYSFPTASGKVELTSDGYGKGSGQNMLPPYTPPVAPPEGAYRITFGRVAVHTQGHTINNPLLLEQVPENTVWINNKKAKAAGINPGDRVRVRDAAGKSMGEAGVKITSAIHPEAIFVVHGFGHDLPCESRAINQGISDSKCLRGGLGMQDMGGGGLAMQEHFVTLEKVAGSGAA
- a CDS encoding EAL domain-containing protein; the encoded protein is MDIETGLDNLLHGQFDAALAEFEGCGQQPTAEKLCELTRACADLSVYAAALAEGDLSVRPPKSCRHFSTHLESLHAKLKRLARQLLIFSAGYPMPAVDDMGDLSDGLTFLINQAQTCKKQVEHDQNHDVETGLMNRRAFVRGVREALQMQPGKFGVLLSCGLDNLKYVNESHGYDGGDLYISKVVEALQMCENDAVLLARTAGSEFAVFAHGFDNEESALRFAQDNRKTLLNTTIELPNEVVRIRASLGVAVYPSDAMTGDVLMNYASHAMFEVQNFNRGTLMRFNPEVYRAKANILSRQERLDELLEGQLIRFAFQPIVSLKDGAIYGYEALMRSTTPHFASPLDVLQLAEAQSKLPQLEHLTFRMIFDWMGKNLPSLGARKIFFNAISAQYLDARELRNMHPRYEDISRNMVFEIIETASSEEGLAQKVRQLRKELAAFIAIDDFGCAHSNALRLLNISPEILKIDSFFIRAIHKAPASKREFLSNILVYCRSKGILTVAEGVETHEELASVVALGFDLAQGFYLARPEFALQELAPSQIEEITALKRTV